The following are from one region of the Edwardsiella tarda ATCC 15947 = NBRC 105688 genome:
- the narP gene encoding nitrate/nitrite response regulator protein NarP codes for MENPTSTTAGFRVMIVDDHPLMRRGIRQLLELDPLFDVAAEASSGSEAIALAERIQPDLILLDLNMKGLSGLDTLKALRNEGVDARIIILTVSDARSDVYALVDAGADGYLLKDSEPETLLAQIHQAAEGHNVFSEAVLNYLGTRSEIADPLADLTERELDVLQEVARGMSNKQIAAQLHISEETVKVHIRNLLRKLNVRSRVAATVLYLEYKNQ; via the coding sequence ATGGAAAACCCAACTTCAACTACCGCCGGCTTTCGTGTCATGATCGTCGATGATCACCCACTGATGCGCCGTGGCATACGCCAACTGCTCGAGTTGGATCCCCTCTTCGACGTGGCGGCGGAGGCCAGTAGCGGCAGCGAGGCCATCGCCTTGGCCGAACGCATTCAACCGGATCTGATCCTGTTAGATCTCAATATGAAGGGGCTATCGGGACTGGATACACTCAAGGCGTTGCGTAACGAAGGGGTCGATGCACGCATCATCATCCTCACCGTCTCCGACGCACGCAGCGATGTGTATGCCCTGGTCGATGCCGGAGCGGATGGCTACCTGCTGAAGGATAGCGAGCCCGAGACACTGCTGGCACAGATCCACCAGGCGGCGGAAGGACACAATGTATTTAGCGAGGCGGTCTTGAACTACCTGGGTACGCGCAGCGAGATCGCCGATCCACTGGCCGATCTCACCGAACGCGAGTTGGACGTCCTGCAAGAGGTGGCGCGCGGCATGTCCAACAAGCAGATCGCCGCGCAACTACATATCTCGGAAGAGACCGTTAAGGTGCACATCCGTAATCTGCTGCGTAAGCTGAATGTCCGCTCACGCGTCGCCGCGACGGTACTCTACCTGGAGTACAAAAACCAATAA